From the Mycobacterium noviomagense genome, the window ACCGCAGCGGTCGGCGTCTCAGGCGCGCCCGCGTTCGGGGCTGGCGGCGGCGCAGCCGGTGGCTGGCTTTGAGGCTGCACGATCGGGGACTTTGCAGGCGGCGCGGCGGTCGGCTTTTCGGACGCGGTGGTGTTGGCGCCGGCACTGCTGCTCATCACAGCGACGACGATCGCGACCACGATCCCGATCACGACGACCGCAATGCCCAGCGCCAGTCCCCTGCGTCGCCAGTAAATTTCTGGCGGTAGCGGGCCATGCGGCTCTAGATCCAGCACATTCACACCGTAAGCCCAGGTCACGCTGATGCGAGCGACCGCACTCGGCGTGTCGCTGTGCTAACAACCGCGACCGGCCGGGCCCGTGGTGTGGTAATACGCCGCGGCCACCAGAACCAGCGCCCAAGCAACGCCACCATTGAGGGCATCAAAAATGTCCGGACGATCAACGTGTCCAGCAACAAGCCCACCCCGATGGTGAGGCCGGTCGCCGCGACGTCAGAGGTCGCTCACGCCGCGATTGAGCGCTCAGCCCTGCGGCTCCTCACCGATATTGCCGATGTGATCCCGCAGCACCGCCCAGCCCTCGGCCAGCCGGTAGGTGACGCAGGCGATTGCCAGCGTGCCGGCAGTCACCCGCTCGGCGATGGCAGTGGAACGGGCCAGAAGCTGCGCGGCTGTCTCGCGGACATGGCGTGCCTCGAAGTCGTCCACCGATGTCAGCCCGTCGCGACGCCCAAGCAGGATCGACGGCGTCACCCGCTCCACCAAATCCCGGACATAGCCATTGGGTACCGCGCCGTCGTCGAGCGCTGCGAGGGTGGCCTTGACGGCGCCACAGCTATCGTGGCCCAGGACGACGATCAGCGGAACGTTGAGCACCGACACCGCGTACTCGATCGAGCCCAGCACGGCGGAGTCGATGACGTGGCCCGCGGTGCGCACCACGAACGTGTCACCGAGACCCTGGTCGAAGATGATCTCGGCGGCTACCCGACTGTCGCCGCAGCCGAACACCACGGCGGTGGGGCTCTGCCCGGCGGCGAGGCTGGCCCGGTGCTCGGCGCTCTGGCTGGGGTGTTGGGGCTTGCCGGCGACGAATCGCTCGTTACCCTCCTTGAGTGCCTTCCACGCGGCTACGGGATTGGTATTGGGCATGGCGCATATTCTGCCGTACCCGCCGATGAACATCCCGCCGACCGAACTGCTCGGCTGGTACGAGGGGGCGAGGCGCGACCTGCCTTGGCGGCGACCGGATGTCACCCCGTGGCAGATCCTGGTCAGCGAGTTCATGCTGCAGCAGACGCCGGTGGCCCGGGTCGTGCCGGTCTGGCAGGACTGGGTGGCACGCTGGCCCACCCCCTCGGCGACCGCGGCGGCCAGCCCGGCTGACCTGCTGCGCGCCTGGGGGAAGCTGGGCTACCCGCGCCGCGCCAAGCGACTGCACGAGTGCGCCACCGTGATCGCCCGCGACCACGACGACGTGGTTCCTCACGATGTCGACACGCTGCTGGCACTGCCCGGTGTGGGCGGCTATACCGCGCGGGCGGTGGCGTGCTTCGCCTACCGTCAGCCGGTGCCGGTGGTGGACACCAATGTGCGCCGGGTGGTTGCGCGCGCGGTGCACGGGCGTGCCGACGCCGTTTCATCGTCCGGGGTCCGCGATCACGCCGACGTGGCGGCGCTGCTGCCCGATGACGAACGGGCACATCGGTTTTCGGCGGCGCTGATGGAGTTGGGGGCCACGGTGTGCACCGCACGCAGCCCGCGCTGCGGGTTGTGTCCGCTCACCGAGTGCGCATGGCGGCGAGCCGGCTATCCACCCGCCCTCGGGCCGGGACGGAAGGTGCAAACCTACGCGGGAACCGACCGTCAGGTTCGCGGATGCCTGCTCGACGTATTGCGCGGCAAGGATTGTCCTGTCGCCAAGGCCGAGCTGGACGTGGCGTGGTTGAGCGACATCCAGCAGCGTGAGCGCGCCCTGGATTCGCTGCTCGCCGACGGGCTGGTCACGCGAACCGCCGACGGCCGGTATGCGTTAGTGGGTGACGCCCATTAAGAACGACTCGACCGCCTGCCGGTACACCTGCGGCGCCTCGTCATGCACCAGGTGGCCCGCTTGCGGTACATGCAAATACCTTGTGCAGTAACCGGTTTCGTGCATCTTCCGCATCTGGCCCGGCGGCGTGACGGAGTCACCTGCCTCGATCAGCAGCGCCGGCGCGCGCACCGCCTGCCACTGTTCCCAGTAGTCGCGGGTGCCCCATTCGGCGGCGATCTCGATCCAGCGTTCGACGTGGCCGTGCAGGCGCCAACCGGTCGCGGTCCGGTCGAAAGCGTCCAGGAAGTACTGCCCGGCGACGGGCCCGAATTCCGCGGATACCTTTTCAGCAGTGTCGAATTCGACGGGAAGGGCATGCAGCCACGGCTCCCACGGCCCGGTGGTGCGGCCACGGAAATCGGGGGCCATGTCCTCCACTACCAACGCCGAAACCATTTCGGGATCTTCTGCCGCCAGACACCACGAGTGCAGTGCGCCCATCGAGTGCCCGATCAGCCGCGCGGGCGCTCCTAATGCGGCTACTGCGTCGCGTAGCTCGGCCACGAAGCGTTCGGTGCTAATCGGGTAGGGGTCGGCGACGTCGCGGCCGCGGTGCCACGGCGCGTCGTAGGTATAGACGGTGCCGAGCCGGGTCAGCCACGGTAGCTGTCGCGACCAGGTGCTGCCCCGGCCCATCAAGCCGTGCACCAGAACCACGGGTGGGCCGTGTCCGCAGTGGCGGGTCAGCAGGTCGGTCGGCACGTCGGGCACGGTAGCCTAGCGGCATGCCAGTGGTGAAGATCAACGCAATCGAGGTGCCCCCGAACGCGGGCCCCGAACTGGAGAAGCGGTTCGCGCACCGCGCGCACGCAGTGGAGAACCAACCGGGCTTCCTCGGCTTCCAGCTACTGCGTCCGGTCAAGGGGGAAGACCGCTATTTCGTGGTGACCCATTGGGAATCCGACGAGGCCTTCCAGGCGTGGGCGACGGGGCCCGCCATCGAAGCACATGCCGGCCACCGGGCAAACCCGGTAGCAACCGGCGCGTCACTGCTGGAATTCGAGGTTGTGCTAGACGTTGCCGCAAACCGCCCGACGGCGTAGCGCCAGCCGAGCGAGGCACCGCGTCGCGGCGGTGAGCGCCGCGGCTGTGCTAGTCGCCGCTTTGGCCCCCGGATGTACCCCGCCTCCCGCTCCGCGAGCGAACGCCGCGGACGCCGGAGTTCGCATCGATATCAGGACCCCGCCCGGTATGCGCGCGCAGCAAACGGTGGACATGCTCAACTCGGACTGGCCCATCGGTCCGGTCGGGGTTCGTACCCTCGCCGCACCCGACATGGTGGACTCTGTCGAGAGCAGCATGGAGTCGTTGTGGTGGGATCGCCCGTTCAAGG encodes:
- a CDS encoding HhH-GPD family protein: MAHILPYPPMNIPPTELLGWYEGARRDLPWRRPDVTPWQILVSEFMLQQTPVARVVPVWQDWVARWPTPSATAAASPADLLRAWGKLGYPRRAKRLHECATVIARDHDDVVPHDVDTLLALPGVGGYTARAVACFAYRQPVPVVDTNVRRVVARAVHGRADAVSSSGVRDHADVAALLPDDERAHRFSAALMELGATVCTARSPRCGLCPLTECAWRRAGYPPALGPGRKVQTYAGTDRQVRGCLLDVLRGKDCPVAKAELDVAWLSDIQQRERALDSLLADGLVTRTADGRYALVGDAH
- the mhuD gene encoding mycobilin-forming heme oxygenase MhuD, translated to MPVVKINAIEVPPNAGPELEKRFAHRAHAVENQPGFLGFQLLRPVKGEDRYFVVTHWESDEAFQAWATGPAIEAHAGHRANPVATGASLLEFEVVLDVAANRPTA
- a CDS encoding carbonic anhydrase — translated: MPNTNPVAAWKALKEGNERFVAGKPQHPSQSAEHRASLAAGQSPTAVVFGCGDSRVAAEIIFDQGLGDTFVVRTAGHVIDSAVLGSIEYAVSVLNVPLIVVLGHDSCGAVKATLAALDDGAVPNGYVRDLVERVTPSILLGRRDGLTSVDDFEARHVRETAAQLLARSTAIAERVTAGTLAIACVTYRLAEGWAVLRDHIGNIGEEPQG
- a CDS encoding alpha/beta fold hydrolase is translated as MPTDLLTRHCGHGPPVVLVHGLMGRGSTWSRQLPWLTRLGTVYTYDAPWHRGRDVADPYPISTERFVAELRDAVAALGAPARLIGHSMGALHSWCLAAEDPEMVSALVVEDMAPDFRGRTTGPWEPWLHALPVEFDTAEKVSAEFGPVAGQYFLDAFDRTATGWRLHGHVERWIEIAAEWGTRDYWEQWQAVRAPALLIEAGDSVTPPGQMRKMHETGYCTRYLHVPQAGHLVHDEAPQVYRQAVESFLMGVTH